TCGCCTTTTTCATTTTTTACAATGAGCGGGCCCTCATCCCATTTGATCCCCATGAACTTCAGCCCCTTTATTATAGACCTGACAGACGGCACGGTGGAGCGAGCCTCATCGGTGTCTTCGATCCTGAGGATGAATTTTCCGCCGCGGCCGCGGGCATAGAGCCAGTTATACAGCGCGGTGCGCGCGCTGCCTATGTGAAAATACCCCGTAGGCGACGGCGCGAAACGCACTCTTATATCATTCATCGTATAACTTTCGTCAGCGGGTACTCTATAATATCGGCGGCTCCGGATTTTTTCAGAAGTGGAATTATGTTTCTGGCCGTCACTTCCATCAGAACAACCTCCATGGCCATACCGCCGCCGAAGGCCAGTGACGATATTGTGGGGTTGCTGTACTTCTTAAGGATCTGCTCAACTTTCTTAACGCATCCGGCGGAAACGTTCATCTTCAATCCCACCAGGCCTTCCGCCTTGAGCGCGCCTTTGAGGAGCAGCGCTATGTCTTCCATCTTGGATTTTTTCCAGGAGTCGCTGTACGCGGACGGGGATGATATAAATCGCGTGGTGGAAACCATGACCTCATCTATGACCCTCAGGTTGTTTCTTCTGATGGATTCTCCCGTTTCGGTGAGCTCGCATATAGCGTCGGCAAGCGTGCCGGCCTTGGTCTCGGTAGCGCCCCAGGAAAAATCTATTTTCGCTCTCACCCCTTTCTTCGCGAGCCATTTTTTGAGCACACTCATGAGCTCCGTGGAAATCCGTTTTCCCGAAAGCTGGGACACTTTCTTGATTTTAGAGTCATTTCTGACGGCTATCACCCATTTGGCGGGGCCGAACGAACTTTTGGAATAATTGAGTTCGCATATCTCTTTGACCTTGAGGCCGGATTCCAGTATCCAGTCAAAGCCCGCCAGGCCGCAATCGACTATGCCGTCGGTGATATACTTCGCCATTTCCTGCGGGCGTATCAGCAGCACTTCTATCTCATCATCATCGCAGGCGGGGCTGTACGACCTTGTTTTGGCGGAAATATTGAAACCGGCTTTGCCAAAGAGCGCTATCGTTGAATTTTCCAGGGATCCTTTCGGTATCCCAAGTTTTAATTTTTTCATATTCACCTCCGTTTTATAAAGTGCATTATTGCAGTTTTCGCTCGTAAATAAAAGCGTCTTCTTTCGGATAGCCGAAATAATCCTTGCGCTCGGCTATTCTGGTAAAACCCGCTTTCTCAAGCAATTTATGCGCGGCTTGCCCGGAAACGCGGACTTCAAGATAGGCCGATTTGCAGCCCAGGCTTGATGCTTTTTTCAAAATCTCATACAAAAGGCAGCTGCCGACGCCCTTGTTGCACTCAGCCGGAGCCACAGCAAAATTGATTATGTGCGCTTTTTCCGAAACGACCCAGAACACCGCATATGCCATAAGAGACATCTTGTCACGCCGCTGCCAGCGTCCGGAAAGCGTGTAAAGTTTTGACACGGGAATAGCCAGTTCCTCCTTGAACATCTGGCGCCGCCAGGGCCTTTCGGAAGAAGCCTCTTCTATATTCATGACTTCAGGAAGATCTTTAATACCGAAAGGCCTTACCATATATTCCAGATTCTCAACACTCATTTTTTTCAGCGGATCTACCGGAAGTCTCTTGTCCATCTTTTTAAATTCGTCAGCTTCAGGCGTTTTATCCTCAGAACTTTCCTGCACGGTGTGATCAGATATTTCTTCCGTTATATCCTCGTCTGCTTTTACAGGAGTTGGTTCACGGGGGGGCGCTTCCTCTGCGGTTTCTTCCGACGAGGAAGACGGCACGCCCGCGGCTTCAGGCTCAGGCGCGATCACCACGGCGACAGGCGGCTCTTCAATCTCTTCAGGCGCGGCGTCTAAGTCCGCCGTCTCAAGCGCGGCCTCTTCCGCCAAGGCCCGCTTACGGTTGATCTCTTTGATGCTTTCTTCCAACGTCTTTATTTCTTCCTCTTTCCGGCGGCGTTTATCGGAAAGCGCGCCCAGCATCTCTTCTTCTTTCTTTATTCTCTCAAACACTTCTTCAAAACGGGAAGTGGCGAGCTCGTCGATCTGGCGGCTGTAATTGCCCTTTTCCTCTTTCAGATTCTCCACTTCCTGCCTGAGCTCATCACGCTGCTGGATATAGATCTCCACCTCCCTCGGTATCTCAGGCGGAAGTTTTTTAATCTTCTCATATTTCGCCTCCCTCAAGGCCAGCTCCCGCGAGCAATCCCGCAAACGGCTTTTTAAATCTTCAAGTTTCTTTTCATATTCCTCTATTTTTTTCTCTTTCGCCGCAATTGATTCGGTATATGCCGTTCTTTTGGCGTTGAGTATTGACAGTTCATCCATGGAAGATGCCAATTCCCCGCGGATAGCGGCGGCCGTCTCTGAGAGCTGAGCGATATCTTCTATCTCCTGCTCCTTCTCCCTTTTTACCTTTTCAAGGTTTTTGATATCTTCTCTGACCCCTTCTTTTTTTGCCACAAGCTGGGATATTTTGACCATTTCATCCTCCAATTTTTCCTGCCATTTGGCTTCCGCCTGTTTGCGGCTTATGTATATCGGCACTATTTCCGAAGCCCTCGATGCCGCCTCACCATTTGCCGCCAACACAAGATTATCAACAGCGGCGGAAAGCAGAATCATATTCTCCAGTATATCCGTAGCTTTGAGCTTTAAAAATTTCAGGTTTTTCTTCTTCAGGATATCTTCATCACGCTGCGATATTCTGCCGCACAAACACAGTTTTCCGGGGAGCGACAGCGCATAATCAAGCCATTCGTCTATTTCCACGGCGTAAATATCCGCATTGGCGGTGGCGCCGATGACGCCGCCGGGATAAACAGCTCCGTAGACGAAGCCGTTCCCCGTATCCAGCATAGCGGCCGCCGTTGCACCCGTGGCCGCCGTACCCGCGGCGGCCACATCAAGCGACCTCATGGCTATGAGCGGGATCCTGAGCTGCTGTGCGAGCACACGAGCGAAAGTGACGCCGACCCTGACGCCGGTAAAGGAACCCGGGCCTATTTCAACAAATATTTTTCTAAACGTTGAAAGGGGGAACTCGTCTTTCACTTTCGCGAAACATTCAAAGAATCCGTCCAGATCTCGCTTGCCGAAATCCGTGTGATAAAAACTTCGGCGGCTCCCCATCACAGCGGCGATGGCATACTCGCCCATGGAAGTGCTGACATATAATTCGCTCATTCCGATATTTCCGCTGCGGCGCTCTCAAATATCCGGATCTCTCTGTTATCTCCGGATAAAGAATTTATTCTGACGAGATAAAAATCCTTAAAAAATTCGAGGCCTGTTTCCGGCCATTCCACTATGAAAACCGCTTGTTCCGCGAAAAGTTCCTCGATGCCTATGTCAAAAATTTCTCCGCTCTCTTTGATCCTGTAAAAATCCATGTGATACACCGGGGGGGTACCGTCGTATCTGTTGATGAGCTTGTAACTCGGACTGCTGACATCGGATTCAGAGCCGAAGCAGGAAACAATGCCCCGGGCGAACTCGGTCTTGCCCGACCCCAGATCTCCCGCCAGCAGAACAACATCGCCGCTTTTAAGCGTAGCGGCAAAACCCGAAGCTATCGCCCTGGTTTCCTCGGGAGAGCCGCTCTCGAACACAGCGCTCTCTTTAAGAGAAATGCCTGAATCCTTTATAATCCGTTCTGTTCCCATCAAGAAAAACCCCTTCCCCCTCGCTGACAGTTCCTACTCTGAAAACGGGGACTTTTATTTTAGCAAACTTTTCTCTCGCAGACGCGCCCACAAGATAATAATCCTCACCGCCCACAAGAGCCATCCTCAGCGCTTTTTTTCTCCCGAGACAGAAATCGACAAGTTCTTTTTTGAGCGGCACCAGGGCGCTCTCAATATTCACCGCCACACCGCTCTGGCGCGCTATGCTCCGGCAGGAATCTATAAGCCCGTCGCTGGAATCCATTAAGGCCGAGACAAAAGGGAATAATTTTTCGCCGGCGCCTGAAAAAATATCAGGATATAAAAAATTTTTGACGAGAAAATTTTTCCCGCTCTCTCCGGCTTTCAACAGCTCCAGCCCCGCCGAGGAAAGTCCGGGATAGGAAGTTATGAACAGGATATCGCCTTTTTTCGCGCCTGAGCGCCTGATATTATATCCGGCCGGGCCTATCGCGCAAACAGAGATATAAAGGCCGCGGCTGGCGACTATATCCCCCCCCTCCACTTTGAGGCGCCATTTCTTACAGGCCTTTTTGATACCGCCGTATAGAGCAAAAAATTTCTCGTCGCTCACTTTTCGGGGAAGGCCCATTGATATCAGCACACTTTCCGCCGCGCTTCCCATGGCGGCGATGTCAGAAACGGCGCCTGTCACCGCCCTGTATCCTATAGAATCATCCGGAACCAGACTGTTGAAATGCACGCCTTCCGAGTACGAATCCACCGAGACCGCCATGCGGCCGCCTCCCGCGGCTTCTGAGTCCGCCGTCTTAGGCGCGATCACAGCGGCATCATCACCTATATCGCCGGCCAGGCCCGCGCGGCGCAAATAAAGGAAAAGCTCGCCGAGCAGGCGATCTTCCCTGTTAAACGCGCGAGCTGTCTTATTTTTTTGTTTTATAATTATCTGAATACGGGCCCGATTATCAAAAAAGGGCACACAGCCCCGTTAAACGATTGACAACCGGACAACCGGAAATTTAAATTTTTAGCTGAAAATTATTTAAGCGGCGGGCTCGTCTTTTTTTGCCTCGGCCTGCTCTTTCTTTTCCGCGGCACTCTCTTTTATGGCGCTGATGCCTGCCGCGACGGCAATAAGGCCTCCGAAAATAAGGCCGAGAGCGACACTGCCCTTGATAACAACCAGCACATCGTCGCCGGCATAACCGAAATTGTTGGGGAGTATCCACAACACCGAAATAGCAACCGAAATCAAACCCCCAAGAATACTAAGCATTTAGCCTCCTAATTATTCATAAACCATCGAATCTGCGTATATTGTATTTTAACGCCGTTTTCTTGTCAAGATTTCTGTTTTTTGCTAACCTTTCCCTTGATGAAAACCAACGCGAAAAAAATCCTGTTTATCGGCTGCGGTGCCATGGGCGAAGCCATACTCTCCTCATGTCTTAAAAACGGCCTTTACTCTCCGGAAGAGGTCTTTGTCGCCGAGAGCGACTCAAAAAAAAGAAGTGAAATCTCGCTGTCTTACGGCGTACAGACAATGAGCCCTGAAGAAGCCGGCCGTCGAGAAAACAATATCAGCGCCGTTATCGCCGCGGTCAAACCGCAGCAGGCGGAAACCATAATCCCAATACTGAAAAATACCCGGTTTCAGATGCTCATAACAATAATGGCCGGCGTGAGCTGCTCTTATTTCACCGACAGTGTCGGTGAGATCCCGGTTCTCCGGGTGATGCCCAACATGTGCGTCAAGGTCTCAAAATCGGTCAGCGCTCTTTTCGCGAATGAGAATCTTTTGGCCAGCCCTTTCAAAAATGAACTCATGGAAGAAGCGGAAAAAATCTTTTCAGCCCTCGGCGCTGTAATTCGTGTAAAAACCGAAGATGATATAGCCCGGGCGACGGCAATATCCGGCTCCGGTCCGGCTTATGCGGCATATTTTATAGAAGCCCTTGAAGAAGCCGCGGCTGCTCTGGGCTTCAGCCCGGATGAAGCTGGGTTTTTATCCCTCAAAACCTTTGAGGGAACGCTCGCCTATCTCAACGAAACAGGGGAAAGCGCCGCCTCACTGCGTAAAAAGGTGACGAGCCCCGGCGGCACCACTGAAGCGGCGATACGGATTTATGAAGAAAACAAGTTGAAAGAAACGGTTTCCGCCGCCTGCCGCGCGGCCTATGAGCGCGCCGTGGAACTCGGGAAAAAGAAATGAAAAAACCTGGAGGTTTATTATGCAGTCTTTGTTAAATGTAATCGGCCATCTGCTCAACAGTGTCATCGCCCTGATAGTGCTTATCCTGATCCTCGATATGGTGCTGAAAAATTATCTTTCAAAATCCGGCAAAAGCATAGCTGAGATACCCGCCGGTGATATTGTGCGCGACACATCTCTGACCATAGTCGCCGCCGCCAAATCAGCCGTAAATATTGAAGACAAAGAGCTCCTTCAGAAAGTTGTCATCGGTATAGGCGCGGCAATTTTTCTGCTGATACGCATATTCCTGATTCAATGACGAAAATCGTCACACCGGATCCTCTCAGATTCGCGAAAGGAGAACTGATCCTTCTGGATCAGAGAAAAATTCCGGAAAAAAAAACTTACATACGAATCAAAAGCGCCGCGGCCGCAGCTAAAGCCATAAAAGAAATGGTCGTGCGCGGCGCTCCCGCCATAGGCATCGCCGCGGCCTATGGGATGGTGCTGGGAAGAAAGAAGCCCCTACAATCGGCGAAAATGCTGATAGAGGCCAGGCCCACCGCCGTGAACCTCAAATGGGCCGTGGATGAAATGCTGAAAGTCAAAGACAGAAGTTTCAAGTCCATGCTGGCAAAAGCTCTGGAGTTAGACAAAGAGAATAAAAAACTTTGCGAACTCATAGCCGAACACGGCGCGAAACTCATCAAACAATCTTCGTGTGTGATGACGCACTGCAACGCCGGACCTCTTGCCACCGACGGTATCGGCACGGCGCTGGGCGTGATATTCGCGGCGAGAAAAAGAATTGACAGAGTGTATGTCAAAGAAACCCGGCCGCGGCTTCAGGGCGCGCGGCTGACGGCATGGGAACTGAAGCAATGGAAGATCCCGTGCGTCCTCATAAGCGACAGCATGGCCGCACACATAATGAAGACTTCCAAAGTTGACGCCGTCATCGTGGGCGCCGACCGCATAGCTGCAAACGGTGACAGCGCGAACAAAATAGGCACTTATGATCTGGCCATATCCGCAAAATACCACAACATCCCTTTCTACATCGCGGCGCCCTATTCCACGATAGATTTCAGCGCCAGAAACGAGAAAGATATAGAAATAGAAGAACGCGATGAGAAGGAAATGCTTTTTGTGGGCGGTAAAGCCATAAGCGCACCGGGCGTAAAAGCACTGAACCCCTCTTTTGATGTGACGCCGGCGGCGCTGATAACGGCCATCATCACCGAAAGAGGCGTGATAAAAAAACCCTCCCGGAAAACAATGAGGAGATTTTATTCCTGAATGAGTAAATATAAAGTGCTGCTCCCGAAAACAGCTTTTTCGATGAAGGCCAACCTGCGCGAAAAAGAGCCTCTCATCCAGCAAAAATGGAAGAAGGCCGATATCTACGAACAGATACTGCTGAACAACGCCGGCAAAAAAGTTTTTGTGCTCCACGACGGGCCTCCCTACGCCAACGGCCGCATACACATAGGGCACGCCCTCAACAAGATACTGAAGGACATAATCGTGAAATACAAGAACATCAGCGGTTTCGCCGCGCCCTTTGTGCCGGGATGGGACTGTCACGGGCTCCCGATAGAATACCAGCTTTTCAAGGAGCTCAATATAGGCAAATCCGATATTTCCCAGATAGAATTCAGAAAAAAAGCCGCGGACTTCGCGAAAAATTTCGTAAAAATCCAGATGAAAGAATTCATGAGGCTGGGTATTTTCGCCGATTGGGGCAAACCATATCTGACGATAAACAAAACTTATGAGGCCGGCATCCTTGAGACTTTCGCGGAACTGGTTGAAAAAGGCTATGTTTACCGCGGCGCCAAGCCGGTCTATTGGTGCTGCGATTGCGAGACGGCGCTTGCCGAAGCGGAAGTGGAATACCACGACATCCCCAGCCCTTCTATAACCGTTCTTTTTAAGAGCGAGGAACTTGAAAACACCTGCGCGGCGGTCTGGACAACGACGCCCTGGACACTCCCGGCTAACGTGGCGCTGGCCTTCAACAAGGATTTTCTCTATTCCGTGATAGAGCTGGAAAGAGACGGAAAAAAAATCCGCGTCCTGGCTCTGGATGAGAAAAAGGAAGAGATCCGCGCAAAATTTAACTCAAAGGACATGCGGATAATATCCCAGGCCAAAGGCATCAAATACGCCGGTATGAAATTCCGCCATCCCTTCCTTGAGAGGTCATCCGTGGGCATAGTAGCCGATTTTGTAGAAAGCGGAGAAGGCACCGGAATAGTGCACATAGCCCCCGGACACGGCGAGGACGATTACAGGGCGGGACTGAAATACAACCTGCCCGTCATCTCGCCAGTGGATGAGAGGGGGAGATTCACGGAAGAAGCCGGTGAATTCAGCGGTCAATTTGTGCTGGACGCCAACGAAAAAATACTTGATGTGATGCGCGCGAAAGGCTCTCTTCTGGAAAGTGAGCAGATATCGCACTCCTATCCGCACTGCTGGAGATGCAAAAAGCCGGTGATTTTCAGGGCCACGCCGCAATGGTTCATTTCAATCGACAAAAATAATCTGCGGGGAAAACTCCTTGAGGAAATCAAAGGTGTAGGCTGGACGCCTCCCGAAGGAGAGAAGAGAATATCCGCCATGGTGGAAGGCCGTCCAGACTGGTGCATATCGCGCCAGCGATACTGGGGCGTTCCCATCCCCGTCTTCTACTGCGAAAAATGCGGCGAACATCTGCTGGACTCTAAGGTCATAAAAAAACTGGCGGCGCTTGTCCGTGCTGAAGGAAGCGACATTCTCCTTAAGGAGAATCTGCCCCTTGAGATGATATGCGAAAAATGCGGCGGTAAAAAATTCTCGCTGGAAAACGACATACTGGATGTGTGGTTTGATTCGGGAGCCAGCAATCACATCCTTGAGGAAAGAGCCGGCCATCACTGGCCCGCCGATCTTTATCTCGAGGGCAGCGACCAGCACAGGGGCTGGTTCCAGTCATCCCTCATACTCTCCTGCGCCGCAAAAGGCGCCGCGCCTTATAAAAATGTCGTAACGCACGGTTTTGTGACAGACGGCGAAGGGCGCAAAATGTCCAAATCGCAGGGAAATGTCATAACGCCTCAGGAGATAATAGACAAGAGCGGCGCCGACATACTGAGGATCTGGACAGCTTCCCAGAATTACGCGGGCGACCTGCGCCTTTCGGATGAGATACTGAAATCCTGCACGGATTATTACAGGAAAATACGCAACACTTTCAGATTCATGCTCGGAAACCTGCACGGCTGGACAAGCGATATGCAGACACCGAAAGACAGGATGACATCGATTGACCTCTACATACTCAGCAGAATGGAAACGGTTAAAAAAGAAGTGAGGGGGGATTACGAGAGCTATAACATCGCGGGAGCCTTTCACCGCCTCTTTGATTTTATAAACCTTGACCTCTCATCTTTCTATCTTGACATAATCAAGGACAGGCTCTACACGCTCGGCGAGGATTGGCCCGAAAGGCGCAGTTCCCAGAGCGCTCTCTGGGAACTGCTCAAAAACCTGACGCTCCTTTTCGCGCCCGTCCTGGCCCACACCTCGGAAGAGGTGCTTCAGACGGCGAAAGAGGAGATCGACGGCTCTTTGCCGGACAGCGTTTTCCTCACGGAGATACCGGAAGAAAAATTCGTCATCACTGCAAAAAAGGCAGAGGAATGGGCTCAGCTTTTCAAAATAAGAGAAAGTGTTTTAAAGGCCATAGAAAAGGCCCGCGGTGACGGCAGGATAGGGAATGCCCTCGAGGCCGGAGTCTCTATAAGCGGCGACGGCGGGAACGCCATCGCCGCTTTCAGCGAGACTGAGCTCAAAGAAATATTCCTGATATCGCAGATCGGCGATGAGGACGGAAAAGAAATACTAGCCGAGCGCTCGGAAAACGGAGTGACGGTGAAGATATACCGCGCCGACGGCGTAAAATGCGGCCGCTGCTGGAGAATAACACGGGACAACTCTGACGGTTTATGCGGACGCTGCGGAAAAATTGAAAAATAAAAAACTTTTAATCCTTATAGCCCTCTCCGGCTTTGCTCTTGACCGCCTGTCAAAATTCCTGATAAGGGAAAACTTCTGGATAGGCGAATCCCGCGCGGTGACAGGAAACTTTTTCCGCCTGACCCATATCACAAACACCGGCATAGCTTTCGGCATGGCGCGGGGCAACAATATTTTTTTCCTTATTCTGAGTCTTGCGATAATCTCGCTAATGATATATTTTTTTGTGAAAAAGGCGGCAGCCCGTGAACTGCTGCCGCTGGCGCTCATCGCCGCCGGAGCCGCGGGCAACATCTACGACCGCATATTCTACGGGAGCGTCTGTGATTTTCTGGAATTCAATCTCGGTTTTCCGCCCTTCAATCCCTGGCCCATCTTCAACATCGCCGACGCTATGGTTGTAACAGGCGGAGCAATCCTCTTCTACATAGAATTCATCCGCAAAAACCCCGCCCAATAAATTTATTTTTTGTTTTTGACGTGGGCGATGAGCGGTTTCTGCCCTTGTTTCTTGAATCCGGCGATGATCTCTTCCGCGTTTTCAAAGGGCACGGACATGAAAGAAAATTTTTCCAGTATCTGAATATCCCTGATATGCTGTGATTTGATGGACACTTTGCGCATGATGAGCTCAACAAGTTTCCGGGCATCTATATTGTCTTTCTTGCCGAGCGCGACGAAAAGCCGCACCTTCCCGTGCTGATCCAGCTGCTTTCCCTTTGAGGGCGAGTCTTTGATTTTGCCATAGCTGTCGGGACTGAGCTCTTCCTCAAAACAATAGCTGAGGACAGCGGCCAATATTTTTACCGGCTCGTTCTCGCCTATAAGTTTCGCCGCCCAGTCATAATAGGACGCGCCTATTTCTTCCCCTAAGACGAGCGCCAGGTCATCGTGTATCTTTTTCTTTTTGGCGTTGATTATGTCATCCACATTGGGAATCCGCGCTTTTTTAATATCCGTCTTGGCGAAACGCTGTATGAACATGAGCCTGTTATACTCGCTGGGAGTGATGAAGGTTATGGCCGTGCCCTGCTTGCCGGCCCTGCCCGTGCGGCCTATCCTGTGAACATAGGATTCCGGATCCTGCGGCAGCGAATAATTGATAACGTGGGTGAGATCGCTGACGTCTATACCGCGGGCCGCCACATCCGTCGCTACAAGTATGTTCACCTTTTTGTTCTTGAACTGACCGAGCGTCCTTTCTCTCTGCGCCTGCGATATATCCCCGTGGATAGCCACCGCGTCATAACCCCTGTCCTTCAAGTGGGCCGCGACGCCGTCAACATCGCTCTTGGTCCTGCAGAAAACCAGCGCGTAAAAATCATCCTCAATGTCTATTATCCGGCACAGCGCCTCGAATTTATCATGCGCTTTCACCTCAAAATATATCTGTTCCGTCAGATTGGTTATAAGGTTCTCTTTCTTGACCGTGAGAAGTTCGTGGCCGTCCATGTATTTGTTGGCGAGCGCTCTTATCTTTGCCGGTATTGTAGCGGAAAACAGAAGCGTTCTCTTGGCGGGATTCGTGTGCTTCATTATCTCTTCCATGTCCTCAATGAAGCCCATGTTGAGCATCTCGTCGGCTTCATCAAGTATCAGGTGCTCGATTTTGGCCACATTCAGCGTCTTTCTGTTGAGGTGATCTATCACCCTTCCCGGGGTGCCGACCACAATATGCACTCCTTTTTTGAGGCTCCGCAGCTGCTGGTCTATTGACTGGCCGCCGTATATGGGCACCACCCTGATGTCCTTGCTTCCTTTGAGCGAATTTATCTCTTCCGCCACCTGAATGGCGAGCTCCCGGGTCGGGGTCAGAATGAGAGCCTGCACTTTTCTGAGATCCTCTTTGACCATTTCTATGAGCGGCAAACCGAAAGCCGCAGTTTTCCCCGTGCCGGTCTGGGCCTGAGCTATGATGTTCACATCGTCCCTCATCATCAGGGGGATGGTCAATATC
This genomic window from Candidatus Omnitrophota bacterium contains:
- a CDS encoding ATP phosphoribosyltransferase, with product MNMKKLKLGIPKGSLENSTIALFGKAGFNISAKTRSYSPACDDDEIEVLLIRPQEMAKYITDGIVDCGLAGFDWILESGLKVKEICELNYSKSSFGPAKWVIAVRNDSKIKKVSQLSGKRISTELMSVLKKWLAKKGVRAKIDFSWGATETKAGTLADAICELTETGESIRRNNLRVIDEVMVSTTRFISSPSAYSDSWKKSKMEDIALLLKGALKAEGLVGLKMNVSAGCVKKVEQILKKYSNPTISSLAFGGGMAMEVVLMEVTARNIIPLLKKSGAADIIEYPLTKVIR
- the rimI gene encoding ribosomal-protein-alanine N-acetyltransferase — its product is MSELYVSTSMGEYAIAAVMGSRRSFYHTDFGKRDLDGFFECFAKVKDEFPLSTFRKIFVEIGPGSFTGVRVGVTFARVLAQQLRIPLIAMRSLDVAAAGTAATGATAAAMLDTGNGFVYGAVYPGGVIGATANADIYAVEIDEWLDYALSLPGKLCLCGRISQRDEDILKKKNLKFLKLKATDILENMILLSAAVDNLVLAANGEAASRASEIVPIYISRKQAEAKWQEKLEDEMVKISQLVAKKEGVREDIKNLEKVKREKEQEIEDIAQLSETAAAIRGELASSMDELSILNAKRTAYTESIAAKEKKIEEYEKKLEDLKSRLRDCSRELALREAKYEKIKKLPPEIPREVEIYIQQRDELRQEVENLKEEKGNYSRQIDELATSRFEEVFERIKKEEEMLGALSDKRRRKEEEIKTLEESIKEINRKRALAEEAALETADLDAAPEEIEEPPVAVVIAPEPEAAGVPSSSSEETAEEAPPREPTPVKADEDITEEISDHTVQESSEDKTPEADEFKKMDKRLPVDPLKKMSVENLEYMVRPFGIKDLPEVMNIEEASSERPWRRQMFKEELAIPVSKLYTLSGRWQRRDKMSLMAYAVFWVVSEKAHIINFAVAPAECNKGVGSCLLYEILKKASSLGCKSAYLEVRVSGQAAHKLLEKAGFTRIAERKDYFGYPKEDAFIYERKLQ
- the tsaE gene encoding tRNA (adenosine(37)-N6)-threonylcarbamoyltransferase complex ATPase subunit type 1 TsaE; this translates as MGTERIIKDSGISLKESAVFESGSPEETRAIASGFAATLKSGDVVLLAGDLGSGKTEFARGIVSCFGSESDVSSPSYKLINRYDGTPPVYHMDFYRIKESGEIFDIGIEELFAEQAVFIVEWPETGLEFFKDFYLVRINSLSGDNREIRIFESAAAEISE
- the thiL gene encoding thiamine-phosphate kinase yields the protein MPFFDNRARIQIIIKQKNKTARAFNREDRLLGELFLYLRRAGLAGDIGDDAAVIAPKTADSEAAGGGRMAVSVDSYSEGVHFNSLVPDDSIGYRAVTGAVSDIAAMGSAAESVLISMGLPRKVSDEKFFALYGGIKKACKKWRLKVEGGDIVASRGLYISVCAIGPAGYNIRRSGAKKGDILFITSYPGLSSAGLELLKAGESGKNFLVKNFLYPDIFSGAGEKLFPFVSALMDSSDGLIDSCRSIARQSGVAVNIESALVPLKKELVDFCLGRKKALRMALVGGEDYYLVGASAREKFAKIKVPVFRVGTVSEGEGVFLDGNRTDYKGFRHFS
- the proC gene encoding pyrroline-5-carboxylate reductase, giving the protein MKTNAKKILFIGCGAMGEAILSSCLKNGLYSPEEVFVAESDSKKRSEISLSYGVQTMSPEEAGRRENNISAVIAAVKPQQAETIIPILKNTRFQMLITIMAGVSCSYFTDSVGEIPVLRVMPNMCVKVSKSVSALFANENLLASPFKNELMEEAEKIFSALGAVIRVKTEDDIARATAISGSGPAYAAYFIEALEEAAAALGFSPDEAGFLSLKTFEGTLAYLNETGESAASLRKKVTSPGGTTEAAIRIYEENKLKETVSAACRAAYERAVELGKKK
- the mtnA gene encoding S-methyl-5-thioribose-1-phosphate isomerase translates to MTKIVTPDPLRFAKGELILLDQRKIPEKKTYIRIKSAAAAAKAIKEMVVRGAPAIGIAAAYGMVLGRKKPLQSAKMLIEARPTAVNLKWAVDEMLKVKDRSFKSMLAKALELDKENKKLCELIAEHGAKLIKQSSCVMTHCNAGPLATDGIGTALGVIFAARKRIDRVYVKETRPRLQGARLTAWELKQWKIPCVLISDSMAAHIMKTSKVDAVIVGADRIAANGDSANKIGTYDLAISAKYHNIPFYIAAPYSTIDFSARNEKDIEIEERDEKEMLFVGGKAISAPGVKALNPSFDVTPAALITAIITERGVIKKPSRKTMRRFYS
- the ileS gene encoding isoleucine--tRNA ligase; amino-acid sequence: MSKYKVLLPKTAFSMKANLREKEPLIQQKWKKADIYEQILLNNAGKKVFVLHDGPPYANGRIHIGHALNKILKDIIVKYKNISGFAAPFVPGWDCHGLPIEYQLFKELNIGKSDISQIEFRKKAADFAKNFVKIQMKEFMRLGIFADWGKPYLTINKTYEAGILETFAELVEKGYVYRGAKPVYWCCDCETALAEAEVEYHDIPSPSITVLFKSEELENTCAAVWTTTPWTLPANVALAFNKDFLYSVIELERDGKKIRVLALDEKKEEIRAKFNSKDMRIISQAKGIKYAGMKFRHPFLERSSVGIVADFVESGEGTGIVHIAPGHGEDDYRAGLKYNLPVISPVDERGRFTEEAGEFSGQFVLDANEKILDVMRAKGSLLESEQISHSYPHCWRCKKPVIFRATPQWFISIDKNNLRGKLLEEIKGVGWTPPEGEKRISAMVEGRPDWCISRQRYWGVPIPVFYCEKCGEHLLDSKVIKKLAALVRAEGSDILLKENLPLEMICEKCGGKKFSLENDILDVWFDSGASNHILEERAGHHWPADLYLEGSDQHRGWFQSSLILSCAAKGAAPYKNVVTHGFVTDGEGRKMSKSQGNVITPQEIIDKSGADILRIWTASQNYAGDLRLSDEILKSCTDYYRKIRNTFRFMLGNLHGWTSDMQTPKDRMTSIDLYILSRMETVKKEVRGDYESYNIAGAFHRLFDFINLDLSSFYLDIIKDRLYTLGEDWPERRSSQSALWELLKNLTLLFAPVLAHTSEEVLQTAKEEIDGSLPDSVFLTEIPEEKFVITAKKAEEWAQLFKIRESVLKAIEKARGDGRIGNALEAGVSISGDGGNAIAAFSETELKEIFLISQIGDEDGKEILAERSENGVTVKIYRADGVKCGRCWRITRDNSDGLCGRCGKIEK
- the lspA gene encoding signal peptidase II, with the protein product MTVYADAAEKLKNKKLLILIALSGFALDRLSKFLIRENFWIGESRAVTGNFFRLTHITNTGIAFGMARGNNIFFLILSLAIISLMIYFFVKKAAARELLPLALIAAGAAGNIYDRIFYGSVCDFLEFNLGFPPFNPWPIFNIADAMVVTGGAILFYIEFIRKNPAQ